A region of the Theileria equi strain WA chromosome 4 map unlocalized gcontig_1105316255039, whole genome shotgun sequence genome:
tTCACTCTTTTCAGATAAAAACTGATTATTTCATGTTTAACAAGAATTTTTATTCGGAAAATGACACTCTAGACTGTCGTTGCAAATCCAAAGAACTCTTTTCAAAGGTAAATTGCAAATAtatataaataaaattCTAAAGGACCTTTCATTTTCTAACAAACGAGGAACGTTTGAGGATATGTTACCATTCATTGAATCCACAATCGTGCGATATTTGAAACAAACAATAGAAGCATCAAGCACCACCCTATTCAAAATGTGTTGCAAAAATTCCCAGTACACCATATCCAGAGATCAATTTAACAAGGTCATAGATTCGCTAGTAAACAGGGAATTCATCAAGTTTAACACATCAAACAAGGAATTTGTGCAATATATACCataaaatacaattttTAACCGGGGTATGTACCAacctttttaaaatgaCTAGAAATGTGCGATTTTAGTTCTTGTCTATATCTATTCAAAACATTCCTGTCCGTAGTGTTTGCGATCTTTTCAACGAGCGCGTCACGTTCATTGCAAAGGTCATTTCTTCTCTTTGCAGAATATCCATAATATGACTCAGAAGATGATCTAGTTATGCGTGGACGCGTCATCTTGTGCATTTTCTTGAGATACCAAAGATATTGTGAGTACAGAGACAGTTTGGAAAGTTTAATAACATCAATCGCGGATTGGGGCTCGTTCCACTGGTTAATATTTATGCTTCCAGTGTGAAGGTAGCCATCTGTTGTCaacttttccttctttgtcGTATAAAGCTTTTTCAATATTGAATAATCTGCATTTTGTTTAATTTCTCTCCAGTTATTTTTTACATATACAAAACAAATTCGAGATTCGCCACTAATGTacattttgcaaaatatttttgcaGCAATAAAACAGTCCTTtaaatcaaaatttgtgATAAGATCACCAACAAACGAGGCAAACAGCCATGCTGTTTTTGTATTCATAAACTGGTACACCATGTTGTTTATAAGAGGCTTTTCCATGGCAACATCAAAGCTGTAAAAGTGGGTAACGCCATCAAAATTGTCGTATGCAGTTATATCCTCATTAACAAATGCGAGTCCATGAGTAGTTGGCTGATGCTTTAACTCATCCAACACATTTGTAACGTCTACCATTGGAGTGAACACCTCCGGAGCATATGTCAAATCGGGTGTCTCAGCCGCTGTATCGCATTCCATATAAGGATCTTCAAGCTGTGTGTAAACAGAATAATCTTCTTCGGTCTTTATCCTTCTCTTTGGAGTAACTGTTTCAAAAGTATCAGTCTCCTCAGATTTAACAATCTCATTCTTTCCAAAATCTCTGCTCTTTACAACATCCCGATTAAGCACAGTACACATGTTGTTTATGGAATTAAGATATGCCATCGGACACTTTTCGATACCAATCGAGGAAAATGGATGTGCATTTGCCGAAAACACAAAATTCGGAACGCCTCTGCCACTTCCTAAATCGAGAACGACACTCTTATCATCCAGACCGTATTCAACCATAGTGTTACAAATAGTTAGCAAAGAAGAGAGTTTGATTTCTCCATACATACCAACCGTTGAAGTGCTAATGTTGTTGGTGGCTCCATGGAACAAGAAGCCCAGAAAGTCATCCGAATTAGCCTTGACATCATCGCATCCATCCATACAGATGCTGTAGAGCTTGGAGTTTGTAAGGGCTACAATGTCCAAATCATCGTTTTCACGACACGGTGAACTTTTGGGCGTTCTTGTTCGCTTTTCAGACTTGATGGGAGTCTTCTTTGAGGCACCACTCCGTGTGTGCGCTACTCTTGTGGGTGTAGAGGTAGCCTTTGTCATTTTAAACTCGAATCTGATGAATAAAGTGTggaatttaaaataatttCTTCTTATTAAACCTAAAAAGTCCACTGGGGAGGTAAATGTCTTTCGATCTAAGCAACGGACTAGACAGCGTCACTTTGCAACGTATTTAGCATAGTAATCAAAAGAATGATGTTTATACCACATTtaaatacacatttcaaTAAATATGGTACAAATCCAAGTGGATAACGGGATATAACGCCGGAATTCACACACTAGCATGCGAGCATGATAAAAACGCAAGCAGGCGATGCATGCGCAATTAATCCAAGTACACTTCACACACCAGAGAAGTAAATGTCTTGTAAATGCAGTTCAGTCGTAATTTAGTCATAAAGCTGGCGAGAAACAGTAGAATAATCGCTGTCTTTCTAAAAATGGACGCACACATACCGTCAGAAGTTCCAATTTTGTATTTAGTCCATTATTTCCATTAGAAACAAAATATCCTCGTGAAACGCACAAGATTAAGTAAATAGATGCGTATATTGCTCCGTCGCGTGAAAATTGCTATTGAGGAAGGCACTAACGGCAATTTATCATAAAATCAAATATTAAATGTGTCTACTGCGGCCATTGTGTCTGATCTGCGCTATTTTTACGAGTCAAGCCTTGTGATGTTGTCGTGGAGCTCCGGCCGAGTTAGGCCTCCGAACCTGACTAGCCTCTCACGTGTCCGAGTCCATTCGCCTCTTGTGTAGGATAATTATGCATCCGTTTTTCAACTATGCTGTATGACCGTTTGCGTGGACACAGACTTAATAAATTTCGCGACTTTTGACGATACCATTAAGATGACATATAAATCCAAACAACATTCCAGCGAAAAGAGTTCAAGTCGTAAGAATATTGATAAAAGGGACACACATTCCAATCGCCACAAATCTAAACATAAAAGTGTGTCCCCCAAACGTCGTATCGAACATAGAGAATCGTCCTCTAGGTCTCATCATAGAGAGAAACGCGAAATAGACAAAAGGGAAGAATCCAAGTCCGATGGACTATCATTTAACAAGGGATACTTTCTAGAAAAGGTAGAATCCAGCGAGCTACAAAAGGAATTCGAACTATCAAACTACAGCAAGGCTTATGGATTAGATCTGTCTGGTTTTGTAGGACTTTCTTCGGAAATATTAAGTATAGGATCCATATCCAAGGATAAGGAATACACCAAAGCTGAGAGAAAAAAGTTtagagaagaagaaattaaGTTACACAAGGATCGCTTTTGGAAGTGCAAAAAGTGTTCATTCATGAATTATTTGTCAAACTACGCCTGTATGGGTTGCAAGGGGTTGAAGGGAGCATGTTCCTCGCGCTAAATATTCAAAATGGTTTATGTTATGCCCGGCTCGTCTGAATCAATATTGCCCTCCACAATCACAGCCTATGGTGGCGCAAATTGTTCAGCGCTAGCTGTATCACGTGATGGAATGACTATTGCCACAGCGACTGACGATTACGTAAATATATACCCCGTATCGTCACTATGGCTTCCTTGTATAAGCTACAATATACCAATCCATATAAAAGACAACAACATTGAACTGCAAAGTAAAATATGCAAACACTCAAATTGCATATACAAGGAAAAGCTGAAACCTTATGAACGCACAGTTAACCAAAAAAAACGTGAACGTAGACAAAATTCCAAGCAACGCTCACAGACTGAAGGAACaatacaaaatttgtatttttttGGAGAAGATAATAGGCATCTAATTGCGATTGGTCCATCAATGTTTCTCGTTTATGATCTAATGACCATGGATTTGGATCCAATAATATCCTTTGATATGCGTTATTTTGGTCTTGATTCTGAAATGGAAGTTGGGAAATCAGGCACATTCTTGGTTTCCCTCACTGTACTAAACATAGATCGCAAGATTGTACACAGTGATCAATATGAAAAACCGTTATCATCTATAGATTTTGTACTAAGTGTAAAACCGTATATACCCACATACTATCGCATTTTgtttgatgaagataaCAATTGGTGGATTGTAGACTGCCCTTATACTGTTGGTATTATTCCAGAGGAATCTCTCGATGATGATGTCCCATACCTATTGTTTAATCATGCTAGATCGCAATATCCAAAAAATACACTCTGTTCTCTTGTTTCAGATCCATGTGTAATTGTGGATTTGGAAGATTCAAAATATACTTCTGGTATAACGCCAACAAGTAGCTCTAATCTCTCAATAAATTCTTGCATCCCCTCAAACTCGACAAAATGTGCTATTGGGGGTAATAAATCCTCTGTTTCAAGCTCCAGTGCGGACGATGAAAATCTACAGGAGGGCGATACAGAAATACCAATATCTAACGAAAAGAATgattataaagatgaacCTGCTGGTGAAGATAAAATTCCAGAGTATATAAATGGGAATAACCAAAGTTATGTCTGTCAAATCCCATCATTTGGAACCCTAAGTAAAAAGACTAAAGATGTAAAGCCCAAAAAAAATATTATAGCAGATACAAAAAGCGGTACATATTATCCCTTTTGTCTTTTGGAGCAAAAAGTCAACTATACAGATAAGGAAATTCTGGAACATGCAAAATATATTGGTGAGGAGGACATTGttatttattataatcaacaatttttgttttctACATCAATCCCAATATCTACCATTATAATGCTAAAGTTTACACTTTGTAATTTTTTTCTAGTAAAGTGGAAAGATTCCAAACCTTATATTGAGCTAAAATGGATTGGGAATACAGATTCTACAATTATATCGGACATTCTTCTAACCAATGTAGGAATTAAGGTACATACCTTCTTGTCTAGAGGATATGGGAAGCTATTTACCATCATAGCTTCTGATCGCTTCTTTCTTTTAAAATACACATCAAGTTCTCCAGTATCTGCAAATTTAAAACGTTGCAATAATACAATGCTAAACGGAAACTCGGTGAAAATGCACATACTAAACATTGTcgaaaatgatgaagaaagtACAATTGCATTACAATACACTCACTATGATCCAGTTCTCAGGCTAAGATATTGCACCGCTTCATTTAGCAACGATGAAACCGGAGGATATCTAGTGATTTGTACCAACTTTACAACCCAGTGGGGATTGCAATTCTTTAACCTAGTATCGCAATCTGGTGTAGATGCCATTCGTTTAATACTCGACATATCCAAATGCAAAGGATTCACCCATATATTATGGCCACCAAATCACAACAAACTCATTGTTATTTCAAAAATTAATGGTGAACTCTACCAGTTGGAACCAAAAACAAAGAGAAACTGGGTAGGACTCATTCCCAATTTCTCAGcaattgataaaaatatcgaAGTTATCGAAGAAGAGGACATTTTTGATTCCGTAAAAACATCAAAACCTGCTCAAGATCTGACAAGGGTAGAAAAGGTACCCAAGAAAAAAAGAATCGAAAAAACAAACTACCCCTTTTATCACCTAGGATTCTCCCTAATTGGAGACAACTGGAACAATCTCGACTTTTATCTAGATATACAAGGACAAAAACCAACCATACATGCAGACACTAGTGAAAATAAACTAACATATACAAACAAAATCAAATGTGCTCtagaaaattttaaataattCCCATAATACTACTAGTACATTaatatataaatggtataaGTGCCATCCTCGTTTTAGAGTAATTTGGAAACTCTACAAGATACCTATTGTGTCTCTTTTTAGCCCATTGACACAAGATAAAGGTAACCACTACGACAAAGAAATAAGCAGTCACCGTATTTACAAATAAAGCAAAGCAAATCCATACCATCAACTCCCACAAGTAGTTTGCGCAGGATACAAACTGAAACCCCCAATTCATGGGAATTCCCCGTTCCGTTGTACCTGAAAGTTGTGTCGAGGCAACGTGCAACAAACCTGCAGGTCGTAGTCTGCGAAGGGTCAAGTGCGTCATGAACATCATGAACTGGAAGACAAAAAATAGTACGAAAAGCACCATCTTTTCATACTTtgaatttaaaaacatTATGGGAGTGTACAAGGGATGGAACAAATAGTATCCAATTCCCAATCCACATAGGATCCTGCAAAGTTTTTACGCATAGAGAACAAACAAACCAGTAGTGGAAGCAATTCTTGAATAGATTCATTATAGGCATTGTGTTTTTCGAAAACTTGTGCAAAAATAGCGTCTCAAATTCCCGCTTGATAAAATGGAACATGAGCATGACAAAGGCAAGTTGTTGAGTAAAAATCCTTCCCTTTGACTCTTGGCTGTAAAATACAGAGGGAAAATAGTAGAGCAACGGAGTTATAATCAGCGGTCCGAGGTACTCGATAAAAAACACCAGTCTCCAGGAAATTTGAACTCCTAAAGTACGTGACTAGGCATTGCCAAACATACCcaaatctttaaaatatagCGATGTATCATCCTTGACGCCACAGTCTGTCAGCTTATTGCCGACCAATCGGGGTCCGTTTGCTAAAGGACGATTTGGCCGGAAAACAAACTTACCAGAGTTTACGTTCCATCTCTGACGTTCAGGATAAAAATGGTCTGGAAACGCTTGTGAAAAGGGGTAAAAACTCACATTTTTCGCAGAAAATGCTCTTTAAATCCTCAACTGAAGCGTCGTCCGGCACAGTTATCCGATCTATGAACGCGCCATTATGACGCTTCAAGAGTAAATTCATATTATCACATGAAATTTGTTGGAAATGGCAAGTGCCGATTCAGACAAGCCTCATACCCCGACAGCTACGGCCGCCCCGCGAGTCAGCTTGGGATTCCATACCAGAGGGCATACGATCATGGCTTGATCTGTGACTGGGAACGGCCCGCTGAGCTCTACTCAACACAAAGACTAGCTAACGTTGTAGATACATAAATGAATAATATTCATATCCTAGTGATTACATACTTTATCATATGTATCATCTCCTGTTGGTGCTCCTGTTTGTCCTTCCTGCGGAATAGGTGTATACACAAACAAAAACCTACGTTGTCCACCGCGTCCGGATCGCAAGAGCTGATCCACATCAATGTCGGCAAGGTTCTCCTTTGTAAGTGGAGCCTGGTAGCCAATCGAGTTAGTGTCGAGTTTAGATGGATC
Encoded here:
- a CDS encoding conserved hypothetical protein (encoded by transcript BEWA_053190A); this translates as MTKATSTPTRVAHTRSGASKKTPIKSEKRTRTPKSSPCRENDDLDIVALTNSKLYSICMDGCDDVKANSDDFLGFLFHGATNNISTSTVGMYGEIKLSSLLTICNTMVEYGLDDKSVVLDLGSGRGVPNFVFSANAHPFSSIGIEKCPMAYLNSINNMCTVLNRDVVKSRDFGKNEIVKSEETDTFETVTPKRRIKTEEDYSVYTQLEDPYMECDTAAETPDLTYAPEVFTPMVDVTNVLDELKHQPTTHGLAFVNEDITAYDNFDGVTHFYSFDVAMEKPLINNMVYQFMNTKTAWLFASFVGDLITNFDLKDCFIAAKIFCKMYISGESRICFVYVKNNWREIKQNADYSILKKLYTTKKEKLTTDGYLHTGSININQWNEPQSAIDVIKLSKLSLYSQYLWYLKKMHKMTRPRITRSSSESYYGYSAKRRNDLCNERDALVEKIANTTDRNVLNRYRQELKSHISSHFKKVGTYPG
- a CDS encoding conserved hypothetical protein (encoded by transcript BEWA_053200A), with the protein product MTVCVDTDLINFATFDDTIKMTYKSKQHSSEKSSSRKNIDKRDTHSNRHKSKHKSVSPKRRIEHRESSSRSHHREKREIDKREESKSDGLSFNKGYFLEKVESSELQKEFELSNYSKAYGLDLSGFVGLSSEILSIGSISKDKEYTKAERKKFREEEIKLHKDRFWKCKKCSFMNYLSNYACMGCKGLKGACSSR
- a CDS encoding hypothetical protein (encoded by transcript BEWA_053210A), giving the protein MVYVMPGSSESILPSTITAYGGANCSALAVSRDGMTIATATDDYVNIYPVSSLWLPCISYNIPIHIKDNNIELQSKICKHSNCIYKEKLKPYERTVNQKKRERRQNSKQRSQTEGTIQNLYFFGEDNRHLIAIGPSMFLVYDLMTMDLDPIISFDMRYFGLDSEMEVGKSGTFLVSLTVLNIDRKIVHSDQYEKPLSSIDFVLSVKPYIPTYYRILFDEDNNWWIVDCPYTVGIIPEESLDDDVPYLLFNHARSQYPKNTLCSLVSDPCVIVDLEDSKYTSGITPTSSSNLSINSCIPSNSTKCAIGGNKSSVSSSSADDENLQEGDTEIPISNEKNDYKDEPAGEDKIPEYINGNNQSYVCQIPSFGTLSKKTKDVKPKKNIIADTKSGTYYPFCLLEQKVNYTDKEILEHAKYIGEEDIVIYYNQQFLFSTSIPISTIIMLKFTLCNFFLVKWKDSKPYIELKWIGNTDSTIISDILLTNVGIKVHTFLSRGYGKLFTIIASDRFFLLKYTSSSPVSANLKRCNNTMLNGNSVKMHILNIVENDEESTIALQYTHYDPVLRLRYCTASFSNDETGGYLVICTNFTTQWGLQFFNLVSQSGVDAIRLILDISKCKGFTHILWPPNHNKLIVISKINGELYQLEPKTKRNWVGLIPNFSAIDKNIEVIEEEDIFDSVKTSKPAQDLTRVEKVPKKKRIEKTNYPFYHLGFSLIGDNWNNLDFYLDIQGQKPTIHADTSENKLTYTNKIKCALENFK
- a CDS encoding conserved hypothetical protein (encoded by transcript BEWA_053220A), whose protein sequence is MNLLLKRHNGAFIDRITVPDDASVEDLKSIFCEKSNGPRLVGNKLTDCGVKDDTSLYFKDLGVQISWRLVFFIEYLGPLIITPLLYYFPSVFYSQESKGRIFTQQLAFVMLMFHFIKREFETLFLHKFSKNTMPIMNLFKNCFHYWILCGLGIGYYLFHPLYTPIMFLNSKYEKMVLFVLFFVFQFMMFMTHLTLRRLRPAGTTERGIPMNWGFQFVSCANYLWELMVWICFALFVNTVTAYFFVVVVTFILCQWAKKRHNRYLVEFPNYSKTRMALIPFIY